From Herbiconiux flava, one genomic window encodes:
- a CDS encoding DNA polymerase III subunit gamma and tau, whose protein sequence is MIGQSQVTDPLMTALRTNRVNHAYLFSGPRGCGKTTSARILARCLNCAEGPTDTPCGVCPSCVELGRDGPGSLDVVEIDAASHNGVDDARDLRERAVFAPARDRFKIFILDEAHMVTPQGFNALLKIVEEPPEHIKFIFATTEPDKVIGTIRSRTHHYPFRLIPPAQLLEYVQSLCESEGVDVAPGVLPLVVRAGGGSARDTLSLLDQLIAGSENNHVDYERAVALLGYTHGALLSEAVDALGTHDGAAVFDAVDRVIQTGQDPRRFVEDLLERLRDIIVVSATREQAASVLRGVPADDLEVMRRQAALFGHAELSRVADIVNSSLSEMTGATSPRLHLELMMARALVPAADDTQRGALARVERLERRIGVDAGDADSGVRGGAAAPSSGAPSSGVPASGAPSSGAPAPAHAGAPAVSPSAPPASEPPANTVPDAQTAAASWNIAAPASAPPPSETRSDAPQSSDASDSTHRSTPDVVAVPPAATPVQAVAAAAGEVTLQQLKDAWPEILEAVQKAKMTAWLVVFTAQVRALDGDVLTLAFPSENDVASFKERSAPGQGVSEYLRQAILDVLGLRVKYIARVDTTLRPHDAPATLSAAASASPAAAAPSASPVAPSASPAASPADSASPSASASQPVPSAAAPSISPSPTAAPAPDAASGTRAPAAESAGGTPAPAVAPASGTRAPAGGAPAPSASQAPASADPSAPAAAVVPSPTTASESTTASTSTPAAAESDATASAESPSGSAAADATPKDEDEDDDEFDEDEELEDLPPEEELAPEPKAIVDSSGWTVPGLNENTAAAPAEPGPESDSAEVARMRAQLAALKNTGPAAPQTRGSSAERGPASTPSSAPTQRPQTAAPAQRPQQAPSQHPQTGAPAQRPQAEAPDQRRQADAPAQRPPGGAATTSWDVVAIPTSADEEPPPYDEPMPSDEPDLPPSLADILPSGGAPFGAPAGRRLATSPEQPAGQRPATSPDRSAGRGSGESVGQPAGRGSGAPVEQPGAQGTGPQDARGAAAGSGGAPSGSRAGDPAARPGALRFEASGPEAPGDVPASGAQQSGAAAAQRPANAGSGGRARYGEAVVREILGANFIEEQPLPGRDG, encoded by the coding sequence ATGATCGGCCAGTCGCAGGTGACCGATCCGCTCATGACAGCGCTGCGCACGAACCGGGTCAATCATGCTTACCTGTTCAGCGGCCCGCGCGGCTGCGGCAAGACTACGTCGGCGCGCATCCTGGCCCGCTGCCTGAACTGTGCCGAGGGCCCCACCGACACACCCTGCGGCGTCTGCCCGTCGTGCGTCGAGCTCGGCCGCGACGGCCCCGGCTCGCTCGACGTGGTCGAGATCGACGCCGCGAGCCACAACGGCGTCGACGACGCCCGCGACCTGCGCGAGCGCGCCGTGTTCGCCCCCGCGCGCGACCGCTTCAAGATCTTCATCCTCGACGAGGCCCACATGGTCACGCCGCAGGGCTTCAACGCCCTGCTCAAGATCGTCGAAGAGCCGCCGGAGCACATCAAGTTCATCTTCGCGACGACCGAGCCCGACAAGGTCATCGGCACCATCCGCTCGCGCACCCACCACTACCCGTTCCGGCTCATCCCGCCGGCGCAGCTGCTCGAGTACGTGCAGTCGCTCTGCGAGTCCGAGGGTGTCGACGTCGCGCCCGGCGTGCTGCCGTTGGTCGTACGCGCGGGCGGCGGCTCGGCCCGCGACACGCTGTCGCTGCTCGACCAGCTGATCGCCGGCTCCGAGAACAACCACGTCGACTACGAACGCGCGGTGGCGCTGCTCGGCTACACCCACGGCGCCCTGCTCTCCGAGGCGGTCGACGCCCTCGGCACCCACGACGGCGCGGCGGTCTTCGACGCGGTCGACCGCGTCATCCAGACCGGTCAAGACCCGCGCCGCTTCGTCGAAGACCTGCTCGAGCGCCTGCGCGACATCATCGTCGTCTCGGCCACCCGTGAGCAGGCCGCCTCGGTGCTCCGCGGCGTGCCGGCCGACGACCTCGAGGTCATGCGCCGCCAGGCGGCCCTCTTCGGCCACGCCGAGCTCTCGCGCGTCGCCGACATCGTCAATTCGTCGCTCAGCGAGATGACCGGCGCCACATCGCCGCGCTTGCACCTCGAGCTGATGATGGCGCGGGCCCTCGTGCCGGCCGCCGACGACACGCAGCGCGGGGCGCTCGCGCGCGTCGAGCGGCTGGAGCGGCGCATCGGCGTCGACGCGGGCGATGCCGATTCGGGCGTGCGGGGCGGGGCGGCTGCGCCTTCTTCTGGTGCGCCCTCTTCTGGTGTGCCCGCTTCTGGTGCGCCCTCTTCTGGTGCGCCTGCGCCTGCCCACGCTGGTGCGCCTGCGGTTTCTCCCAGCGCGCCACCGGCGTCCGAGCCGCCGGCGAACACGGTTCCGGATGCTCAGACCGCCGCCGCCTCGTGGAACATCGCCGCGCCGGCCTCCGCCCCGCCCCCCAGCGAGACTCGGTCCGATGCCCCGCAGTCGAGCGATGCGTCCGACTCGACCCACCGGTCCACGCCCGACGTGGTCGCGGTCCCGCCCGCGGCGACGCCGGTGCAGGCGGTCGCCGCGGCGGCCGGCGAGGTCACGCTGCAGCAGCTGAAAGACGCCTGGCCCGAGATCCTCGAGGCCGTGCAGAAGGCCAAGATGACCGCCTGGCTGGTCGTCTTCACCGCCCAGGTGCGTGCCCTCGACGGCGACGTCCTCACCCTCGCCTTCCCCAGCGAGAACGACGTGGCGAGCTTCAAGGAGCGCTCGGCCCCGGGCCAGGGCGTCAGCGAGTACCTCCGCCAGGCGATCCTCGACGTCCTCGGCCTCCGCGTGAAGTACATCGCCCGCGTCGACACCACCCTCCGCCCCCACGACGCCCCGGCCACCCTGTCCGCGGCCGCCTCCGCGTCCCCGGCCGCGGCCGCTCCCTCCGCGTCTCCGGTCGCTCCTTCCGCGTCTCCGGCGGCGTCCCCGGCCGACTCCGCGTCCCCGTCCGCCTCCGCGTCCCAGCCCGTTCCCTCCGCGGCCGCTCCCTCCATATCGCCGTCGCCCACCGCGGCCCCCGCGCCTGACGCCGCGTCTGGCACCCGTGCGCCTGCCGCCGAGTCTGCGGGTGGCACCCCTGCGCCTGCCGTCGCACCTGCGTCCGGTACCCGTGCGCCTGCGGGGGGCGCCCCTGCGCCCAGCGCCTCACAGGCCCCGGCGTCGGCGGATCCGTCGGCGCCGGCGGCAGCCGTTGTGCCGTCGCCGACCACGGCGTCCGAGTCGACTACCGCGTCCACCTCCACTCCGGCCGCAGCCGAGAGCGACGCGACCGCCTCGGCGGAGTCACCCTCCGGATCGGCGGCGGCCGACGCCACGCCGAAGGACGAGGACGAGGACGACGACGAGTTCGACGAGGACGAGGAGCTCGAGGACCTGCCACCCGAGGAGGAGCTCGCTCCCGAGCCCAAGGCGATCGTCGACTCCTCCGGCTGGACGGTCCCGGGCCTCAACGAGAACACCGCCGCCGCCCCCGCCGAGCCCGGCCCCGAGAGCGACTCGGCCGAGGTGGCGCGCATGCGCGCGCAGCTCGCCGCGCTCAAGAACACCGGCCCGGCGGCTCCGCAGACCCGCGGTTCCTCCGCCGAGCGCGGGCCCGCATCCACGCCATCGTCAGCTCCGACCCAGCGTCCCCAGACTGCTGCGCCCGCCCAGCGCCCGCAGCAGGCGCCGTCGCAGCATCCGCAGACGGGTGCCCCTGCGCAACGGCCCCAGGCAGAGGCGCCGGATCAGCGCCGGCAGGCGGATGCGCCTGCCCAGCGTCCGCCGGGGGGTGCCGCGACGACCTCGTGGGATGTCGTCGCCATTCCCACGTCGGCCGACGAGGAGCCTCCGCCCTACGACGAGCCGATGCCGAGCGACGAGCCCGACCTGCCGCCGTCGCTGGCCGACATCCTGCCGAGCGGTGGAGCGCCGTTCGGGGCGCCCGCGGGCCGGCGCCTCGCGACCTCTCCTGAGCAGCCGGCGGGTCAGCGTCCCGCGACGTCTCCGGACCGCTCGGCCGGTCGGGGATCAGGCGAATCGGTCGGGCAGCCTGCCGGCCGCGGATCCGGCGCGCCGGTCGAGCAGCCCGGCGCGCAGGGCACGGGTCCTCAGGACGCGCGCGGCGCGGCGGCCGGCAGCGGCGGAGCGCCGTCAGGTTCACGAGCAGGGGATCCTGCGGCGCGGCCCGGGGCTCTCCGGTTCGAGGCCTCGGGGCCCGAGGCGCCCGGTGACGTACCGGCCTCCGGCGCGCAGCAGTCGGGAGCGGCGGCGGCCCAGCGGCCCGCGAACGCGGGCTCCGGCGGGCGTGCGCGGTACGGAGAAGCAGTCGTGCGGGAGATCCTTGGCGCGAACTTCATCGAGGAGCAGCCCCTGCCCGGGCGCGACGGCTGA
- a CDS encoding GNAT family N-acetyltransferase: MTRRPALPVTIERVPFDDPAADALRRAQRAELDARYGSDDHEPGAVPTAASTPIFVVARTLSDVAVGCGGLRPLPEGGAEIKRMFVHPDARGQGVSTAILRALEEEARQLGVERLVLETGTEQPDAMRFYEREGYERIEPFGPYVGSELSVCYARTL, translated from the coding sequence ATGACCCGTCGCCCCGCTCTCCCCGTCACCATCGAGCGCGTGCCGTTCGACGACCCCGCCGCCGACGCCCTGCGCCGGGCCCAGCGCGCCGAGCTCGACGCGCGCTACGGCAGCGACGACCACGAGCCGGGGGCCGTGCCGACCGCCGCGTCGACCCCGATCTTCGTGGTGGCCCGCACTCTCTCGGATGTCGCCGTGGGGTGCGGTGGGCTGCGCCCGCTGCCCGAGGGTGGGGCCGAGATCAAGCGGATGTTCGTGCATCCGGATGCCCGGGGGCAGGGCGTCTCGACCGCCATCCTTCGCGCGCTCGAAGAGGAGGCGCGGCAGCTCGGCGTCGAGCGGCTCGTGCTCGAGACCGGTACGGAGCAGCCCGACGCCATGCGGTTCTACGAGCGGGAGGGGTACGAGCGGATCGAGCCGTTCGGGCCGTACGTCGGGTCGGAGCTGTCGGTCTGCTACGCCCGGACGCTGTAG
- a CDS encoding GNAT family acetyltransferase, translating to MARQRDVDDQRQRLSEATWAVLTERGLPGLTIRAVAERAGCTTGLVMHAFPTKDALLLHARDLLHARTRVRADAAEASAAGDPERAPTNEQALEAVLLNALSLDPQSVDEARVWVSYLAAALADPTLAERHRAGNRSFVERVERLLGACRPTWPVERIRSEALTLVAVAEGMNTLGAADPEMYRPEVQRRSMTDALSRALGPTPPERPVADAPAPEVSRAGGGGLRIRSFAEADTEQVVALWAECGLTRPWNDPRRDIARKLTVQPELFLVGVDADGAVVASAMAGYDGHRGWVNYLAVTPARQGRGDGRALMQEVEQRLLALGCPKLNLQIREGNEGVMEFYRELGYGRDGAVSFGKRLIADD from the coding sequence ATGGCACGCCAACGGGACGTCGACGATCAGCGGCAGCGCCTGTCCGAGGCCACCTGGGCGGTGCTGACCGAGCGAGGGCTGCCAGGCCTGACGATCCGCGCGGTGGCCGAACGCGCCGGCTGCACCACGGGTCTCGTCATGCACGCGTTCCCCACCAAGGACGCCCTGCTCCTGCACGCCCGCGACCTCCTGCACGCACGCACCCGCGTGCGCGCCGACGCCGCCGAGGCGAGCGCGGCCGGCGACCCCGAGCGGGCGCCCACGAATGAACAGGCGCTCGAGGCCGTGCTACTGAACGCGCTGTCGCTCGACCCGCAGAGTGTCGATGAGGCCCGCGTCTGGGTGAGCTACCTCGCGGCGGCGCTCGCCGATCCGACGCTCGCCGAGCGGCACCGGGCGGGCAACCGCAGTTTCGTCGAGCGGGTCGAGCGCCTGCTCGGTGCGTGCCGGCCCACGTGGCCGGTTGAGCGCATCCGCAGCGAGGCCCTCACCCTCGTCGCCGTCGCCGAGGGCATGAACACGCTGGGGGCGGCCGATCCCGAGATGTATCGGCCCGAGGTGCAGCGCCGGTCGATGACGGATGCCCTGAGCCGCGCCCTCGGCCCCACCCCACCCGAGCGCCCGGTTGCCGACGCGCCCGCGCCCGAAGTGTCCCGGGCGGGCGGCGGCGGGCTGCGCATCCGCTCGTTCGCTGAGGCCGACACCGAGCAGGTCGTGGCCCTCTGGGCGGAGTGCGGGCTGACCCGGCCGTGGAACGACCCGCGGCGGGACATCGCGCGGAAGCTCACCGTGCAACCCGAGCTCTTCCTCGTGGGCGTCGATGCCGACGGCGCCGTGGTCGCGAGCGCCATGGCCGGCTACGACGGGCACCGGGGGTGGGTGAACTACCTCGCGGTGACGCCGGCGCGGCAGGGGCGCGGCGACGGACGGGCGCTGATGCAAGAGGTCGAGCAGCGGCTGCTGGCGCTGGGCTGCCCGAAGCTGAATCTGCAGATCCGGGAGGGGAACGAGGGCGTGATGGAGTTCTACCGCGAGCTCGGGTACGGGCGGGACGGAGCGGTGAGCTTCGGGAAGCGGCTGATCGCGGACGACTGA
- a CDS encoding helix-turn-helix domain-containing protein yields MTTSGPGPAADENRLGEYLRARRALVSPEQAGLPGGRHRRVPGLRREEVALLAGISADYYLRLERGRDRNPSAQVLQALARVLHLDDVETAYLLGLAKPQRRDAARPRRRAERVPERLHHLLAALELPAFVEGRTFDVLASNPLAVALNPRLVPGENRLRSLLLDPGERAFHDDWERASADSVAAFRSTIGDDVTDARAVELVGELSLASGRFRTLWARHDVQRLEGGVATVHHPVVGPLRLNREKLPVGDVLLVVYYPDEHSDSAERLALLASSVAAGSRTSS; encoded by the coding sequence GTGACCACCTCAGGCCCTGGACCGGCCGCCGACGAGAACCGCCTCGGCGAGTACCTGCGCGCCCGGCGCGCGCTCGTCTCGCCCGAGCAGGCCGGCCTGCCGGGTGGCCGCCACCGCCGCGTGCCCGGTCTCCGGCGCGAGGAGGTCGCCCTGCTCGCGGGCATCAGCGCCGACTACTACCTCCGCCTCGAGCGCGGACGCGACAGAAACCCCTCCGCGCAGGTGCTCCAGGCGCTGGCCCGCGTGCTCCACCTCGACGACGTCGAGACCGCCTACCTCCTCGGCCTCGCCAAGCCTCAGCGCCGAGACGCCGCCCGTCCCCGCCGCCGCGCCGAGCGGGTGCCCGAGCGCCTCCACCACCTGCTCGCCGCCCTCGAGCTGCCCGCGTTCGTCGAGGGCCGCACCTTCGACGTGCTCGCGTCGAACCCGCTGGCGGTCGCCTTGAACCCGCGGCTCGTTCCGGGCGAGAACCGCCTGCGCTCCCTGCTGCTCGACCCCGGGGAACGCGCCTTCCACGACGACTGGGAGCGCGCGTCCGCCGACTCGGTGGCGGCCTTCCGCAGCACGATCGGCGACGACGTGACGGATGCCCGCGCCGTCGAACTGGTCGGCGAGCTCTCGCTGGCGAGCGGCCGCTTCCGCACGCTCTGGGCGCGCCACGACGTGCAGCGGCTCGAGGGCGGGGTCGCGACCGTGCACCACCCGGTCGTCGGACCCCTGCGTCTGAACCGCGAGAAGCTGCCCGTCGGCGACGTGCTGCTCGTCGTCTACTACCCCGACGAGCACTCCGACTCGGCCGAGCGGCTGGCGCTGCTCGCGTCGAGCGTGGCCGCCGGCTCCCGCACCTCTTCATAG
- a CDS encoding SDR family oxidoreductase, with product MDLTHRTALIVGGTSGIGLGLARRLAAAGSTVVVGGRDTTRPGLDGLDTVTVDVTDPASVTRARDEVLARHPGLDLVVTMSGVMQLEDLRDPSHFARTEAAIAVNLLGTIRVVDAFTPHLAARGAGDIVTVTSGIGFLPFPPMPGYGASKAGVHAYTEALRAQLAGTGVEVTELVPPAVATAGQEKVNPAALPLEAFLDEVLGLLAQTPTPPEIVVAAAQRLRWAERDGTYAELLAQRSQALSLLPGR from the coding sequence ATGGACCTCACCCACCGCACCGCGCTCATCGTCGGCGGCACCTCCGGCATCGGACTCGGCCTGGCCCGCCGGCTCGCCGCGGCCGGCAGCACCGTCGTCGTCGGCGGCCGCGACACCACCCGCCCGGGCCTCGACGGCCTCGACACGGTGACCGTCGACGTCACCGACCCCGCATCCGTCACCCGCGCCCGTGACGAGGTGCTCGCCCGCCACCCCGGGCTCGACCTCGTCGTCACCATGTCGGGCGTCATGCAGCTGGAGGACCTCCGCGACCCCTCCCACTTCGCCCGGACCGAAGCGGCGATCGCGGTGAACCTGCTCGGCACGATCCGGGTCGTCGACGCCTTCACACCGCACCTCGCCGCGCGCGGCGCCGGCGACATCGTCACGGTCACCTCGGGCATCGGCTTCCTCCCCTTCCCACCGATGCCCGGCTACGGCGCCTCGAAGGCCGGCGTCCACGCCTACACCGAGGCCCTCCGCGCCCAGCTGGCCGGAACCGGCGTCGAGGTCACCGAGCTCGTGCCGCCCGCGGTCGCCACCGCCGGCCAGGAGAAGGTCAACCCCGCCGCGCTGCCGCTCGAGGCGTTCCTCGACGAGGTGCTGGGGCTGCTCGCCCAGACGCCGACCCCGCCCGAGATCGTGGTGGCTGCCGCCCAGCGGCTCCGCTGGGCCGAGCGCGACGGAACCTACGCCGAGCTGCTCGCCCAGCGCTCGCAGGCCCTCAGCCTGCTCCCCGGCCGCTAG
- a CDS encoding acetate/propionate family kinase produces MSAILVVNSGSSSFKYQLIEIETEQVLASGLVERIGEDVGHTKHTTTEGSWESEDPIADHTAGFAAMLAAFGDHGPSLDEHPLIAVGHRVVHGGKRFHEATIVTDLVKINIEDLSELAPLHNPANLAGIDAAQKAFPSVPQVAVFDTAFHQTLPPAAYTYAIDASLAERQRIRRYGFHGTSHKYVSGAAAEYLGKDVSSLRMIVLHLGNGASVCAVDGGRSVETSMGMTPLEGLVMGTRSGDLDPAVLFHLNRKTGMGFAELDELLNRRSGLLGLSGKGDMRDVQKAAAAGDPAAELALEVYLHRIRGYVGSYYAQLRHLDAVVFTAGVGENNPLVRARSLAGLEELGITVDAELNEAPGSEARTISPASSRVKVLVVPTNEELEIARQSFAAVSA; encoded by the coding sequence ATGAGCGCCATCCTGGTGGTCAACAGCGGCTCGTCGTCGTTCAAGTACCAGCTGATCGAGATCGAGACCGAGCAGGTGCTCGCGTCAGGGCTCGTCGAGCGGATCGGTGAGGACGTCGGGCACACGAAGCACACCACCACCGAGGGGTCGTGGGAGTCGGAGGACCCGATCGCCGACCACACCGCCGGGTTCGCGGCGATGCTCGCCGCGTTCGGCGACCACGGCCCCTCGCTCGACGAGCATCCGCTCATCGCCGTCGGCCACCGGGTCGTGCACGGCGGCAAGCGGTTCCACGAGGCGACCATCGTGACCGATCTCGTGAAGATCAACATCGAAGACCTCAGCGAGCTCGCCCCGCTGCACAACCCGGCGAACCTCGCGGGGATCGACGCGGCGCAGAAGGCGTTCCCGTCGGTGCCGCAGGTGGCGGTGTTCGACACGGCGTTCCATCAGACGCTGCCGCCGGCGGCCTACACCTACGCGATCGACGCGTCGCTGGCTGAGCGGCAGCGCATCCGCCGGTACGGGTTCCACGGCACCTCGCACAAGTACGTGTCGGGCGCGGCGGCCGAGTACCTCGGGAAGGACGTCTCCTCGCTCAGGATGATCGTGCTGCACCTCGGCAACGGAGCCTCCGTCTGTGCCGTCGACGGCGGGCGCTCGGTCGAGACCTCGATGGGCATGACGCCGCTCGAGGGGCTCGTGATGGGCACGCGCTCGGGAGATCTCGACCCGGCGGTGCTGTTCCACCTCAACCGCAAGACGGGCATGGGGTTCGCCGAGCTCGACGAACTGCTGAACCGCCGATCGGGGCTGCTGGGGCTGTCGGGAAAGGGGGACATGCGCGACGTGCAGAAGGCGGCGGCTGCGGGCGACCCGGCCGCCGAGCTGGCGCTCGAGGTCTACCTGCACCGCATCCGGGGCTATGTCGGGTCGTACTACGCGCAGCTCCGGCACCTCGACGCGGTCGTGTTCACGGCAGGCGTGGGCGAGAACAACCCGCTCGTGCGGGCGCGTTCGCTCGCCGGCCTCGAGGAGCTGGGCATCACGGTGGATGCGGAGCTGAACGAGGCCCCGGGCTCGGAGGCGCGGACGATCTCGCCGGCTTCGTCGCGGGTCAAGGTGCTGGTGGTGCCGACGAACGAGGAGCTGGAGATCGCGCGGCAGTCGTTCGCGGCGGTGTCGGCGTAG
- the pta gene encoding phosphate acetyltransferase, with the protein MSSLENIPASVPGVKSIYITSAEGHSGKSTIALGVLEMLRRSVQRVAVFRPIARSVADRDYVLEMLLEHDGSELGYEQAIGVTYDDVHADPEAALSRILQRYKAVEREHDAVLILGSDYTDVGSPSELSYNARIAANLGAPVLLVLGGRKGQGSEELLGRSEARSADDMRQITELALVELKNAHATLVGIVANRSDPENLEKIRDAISLAARDAVEELVQSAAAEPAPVTAAIPVQPRRIPVWAIPEDRLLVAPSVASILESIDGTLVLGDPRLMAREALGVVVAAMSMRNVLPRLTEGAVVVVPGDRSELLLAVLMANSSGTFPSLAAIVLNGGFEVSEPVMRLIRGLDPKIPIISTELGTYETAVRITSTRGRLAADSPVKFDNALALFEQYVDGSQLLRLLDVSKADVVTPLMFEYGLLDRARQADRHIVLPEGGDDRILRAANTVLTRGVARLTILGEEDEVRTRAAELGLDLDAAAVVSPFDPALRTRFAEEYQKLRAHKGTTFDMAYDTVTDVSYFGTMMVQLGLADGMVSGAAHTTAHTIRPAFEIIKTRPGVSVVSSVFLMALADRVLVYGDCAVVPDPTSSQLADIAVSSSETAAQFGIDPRVAMLSYSTGSSGSGADVEKVREATALVRAAHPELPVEGPIQYDAATDAVVAAAKMPGSQVAGRATVFIFPDLNTGNNTYKAVQRSAGAVAIGPVLQGLNKPINDLSRGALVPDIVNTIAITAIQAATGPAASSGAGAVFA; encoded by the coding sequence GTGTCATCACTTGAGAACATCCCCGCTTCCGTCCCCGGCGTGAAGAGCATCTACATCACCTCCGCCGAGGGCCACTCCGGCAAATCCACGATCGCGCTCGGCGTGCTCGAGATGCTGCGCCGCTCGGTGCAGCGGGTGGCGGTGTTCCGCCCGATCGCCCGCAGTGTCGCCGACCGCGACTACGTGCTCGAGATGCTGCTCGAGCACGACGGCAGCGAGCTCGGCTACGAGCAGGCGATCGGCGTCACCTACGACGACGTGCACGCCGATCCCGAGGCCGCGCTGTCGCGCATCCTGCAGCGCTACAAGGCGGTGGAGCGTGAGCACGACGCCGTGCTCATCCTCGGCAGCGACTACACCGACGTCGGCAGCCCCTCCGAGCTCAGTTACAACGCGCGCATCGCCGCCAACCTCGGCGCTCCCGTGCTGCTCGTGCTCGGCGGGCGCAAGGGGCAGGGCTCCGAGGAGCTGCTCGGCCGCTCGGAGGCGCGCTCGGCCGACGACATGCGGCAGATCACCGAGCTCGCCCTGGTCGAGCTGAAGAACGCGCACGCGACGCTCGTCGGGATCGTGGCGAACCGCTCCGACCCCGAGAACCTCGAGAAGATCCGCGACGCGATCTCGCTGGCCGCCCGCGACGCGGTGGAGGAGCTCGTGCAGTCCGCGGCCGCGGAGCCGGCGCCCGTGACGGCGGCGATCCCGGTGCAGCCGCGCCGCATCCCGGTCTGGGCCATCCCCGAGGACCGTCTGCTGGTGGCACCGAGCGTGGCGAGCATCCTGGAATCGATCGACGGCACCCTCGTGCTCGGCGACCCGCGGCTGATGGCCCGGGAGGCGCTCGGCGTCGTGGTCGCCGCGATGTCGATGCGCAACGTGCTGCCCCGCCTCACCGAGGGCGCCGTGGTCGTGGTGCCGGGCGATCGGTCGGAGCTGCTGCTCGCGGTGCTGATGGCGAACTCCTCGGGCACCTTCCCCTCGCTCGCGGCGATCGTGCTGAACGGCGGCTTCGAGGTGTCGGAGCCGGTGATGCGGCTGATCCGCGGGCTCGACCCGAAGATCCCGATCATCTCGACCGAGCTCGGCACCTACGAGACCGCCGTGCGCATCACCTCGACCCGTGGGCGTCTCGCCGCCGACTCCCCGGTCAAGTTCGACAACGCGCTGGCGCTGTTCGAGCAGTACGTCGACGGCTCGCAGCTGCTGCGCCTGCTCGACGTGTCGAAGGCGGATGTCGTGACGCCGCTGATGTTCGAGTACGGGCTGCTCGACCGCGCCCGCCAGGCCGATCGGCACATCGTGCTGCCCGAGGGCGGGGACGACCGCATCCTGCGCGCGGCGAACACGGTGCTCACGCGCGGCGTCGCCCGCCTCACGATCCTGGGCGAGGAGGACGAGGTGCGCACCCGCGCCGCCGAGCTCGGCCTCGACCTCGACGCGGCGGCCGTCGTGTCGCCCTTCGACCCCGCGCTCCGCACCCGGTTCGCCGAGGAGTACCAGAAGCTGCGCGCCCACAAGGGCACCACCTTCGACATGGCCTACGACACCGTCACCGACGTGTCGTACTTCGGCACGATGATGGTGCAGCTCGGCCTCGCCGACGGCATGGTCTCGGGCGCCGCGCACACGACGGCCCACACCATCCGGCCGGCGTTCGAGATCATCAAGACGCGCCCCGGGGTGTCGGTGGTGTCGAGCGTGTTCCTGATGGCGCTCGCCGACCGCGTGCTCGTCTACGGCGACTGCGCGGTCGTGCCCGACCCTACGAGCTCGCAGCTGGCGGACATCGCCGTGTCGTCGTCCGAGACCGCCGCCCAGTTCGGCATCGACCCGCGCGTGGCGATGCTCTCGTACTCCACCGGTTCGTCGGGCTCCGGCGCCGACGTCGAGAAGGTGCGCGAGGCGACCGCGCTGGTGCGGGCCGCGCATCCCGAGCTGCCGGTCGAGGGGCCGATCCAGTACGACGCGGCGACGGATGCGGTGGTCGCCGCCGCGAAGATGCCCGGCTCCCAGGTGGCCGGCCGGGCGACGGTGTTCATCTTCCCCGACCTGAACACGGGCAACAACACCTACAAGGCGGTGCAGCGCTCGGCGGGGGCCGTGGCCATCGGGCCGGTGCTGCAGGGCCTGAACAAGCCGATCAACGACCTGTCCCGAGGAGCGCTCGTGCCCGACATCGTGAACACAATCGCCATCACGGCGATCCAGGCGGCGACGGGGCCTGCTGCGTCTTCGGGTGCCGGGGCGGTGTTCGCATGA
- a CDS encoding SDR family oxidoreductase produces the protein MKIAIAGGHGQIALHTTKLLSASGNEVWGIVRNPDHASDVEEAGGQALVLDLEQSDSEALAAELSSREIDAVVFAAGAGPGSSAERKQTVDRDGAILLADAAWRAGAKRYVLVSSMGADSFDAASDDVFQIYLKAKSEADAAVRESDLDWTIVRPGGLTDDPATGSVTLAESTGRGTIPRADVAWLIAQLLTSGEGVHKQFEAISGSTPIAEALRAL, from the coding sequence ATGAAGATCGCCATCGCCGGAGGACACGGCCAGATCGCCCTGCACACCACCAAGCTGCTCAGCGCCTCGGGGAACGAGGTGTGGGGCATCGTGCGCAACCCGGACCACGCGTCCGACGTCGAGGAGGCGGGCGGGCAGGCGCTCGTGCTCGACCTCGAGCAGTCGGACTCGGAGGCGCTCGCCGCCGAGCTGTCGTCGCGCGAGATCGACGCGGTGGTGTTCGCCGCCGGAGCCGGGCCGGGCAGCAGCGCCGAGCGCAAGCAGACCGTCGACCGCGACGGGGCCATCCTGCTGGCCGACGCCGCCTGGCGCGCGGGAGCCAAGCGGTACGTGCTCGTCTCGTCGATGGGCGCCGACTCGTTCGACGCCGCCAGCGACGACGTGTTCCAGATCTACCTCAAGGCCAAGAGCGAGGCCGACGCGGCCGTGCGCGAGAGCGATCTCGACTGGACGATCGTGCGCCCTGGCGGCCTGACCGACGACCCCGCGACCGGGTCGGTGACGCTCGCGGAGTCGACCGGGCGCGGCACCATCCCGCGCGCCGACGTCGCCTGGCTGATCGCGCAGCTGCTCACCTCGGGCGAGGGCGTGCACAAGCAGTTCGAGGCGATCTCGGGCTCGACACCCATCGCGGAGGCGCTCCGCGCGCTCTGA